A part of Gemmatimonas groenlandica genomic DNA contains:
- a CDS encoding VWA domain-containing protein, translating to MNRAVDWFREFISEFSGSLSPDSWSLFGINFAHPALLLLLLLLPLWSWWRRRAAPQRAIPFSRASVLGLGPRPSLSWVRWLPWLRSLALAGFIVAAAQPRSGARAERVSSEGIDIALVVDISSSMLAEDFQPQNRIEVAKEKVKRFVVGRKSDRVGLVAFSGEALTQVPLTTDYPVVLTAIDNLQVGQLEDGTAIGTAIATAANRLRTAPGRSRVMVLLTDGENNRGAIDPRTAAQAAGTFGIRIYAIGVGSEGMAAVPVGRGLFGLRYENRPVKIDEALLTEIATNTGGRYFRAKDAQALQSIYEQIDALERSIVEARAYIRYTERFRWPLLFGLAALLGELALRARRGVLP from the coding sequence ATGAACCGCGCCGTCGATTGGTTCCGCGAATTCATCAGCGAGTTCAGTGGCTCGCTCAGCCCCGACTCGTGGTCGCTCTTCGGCATCAACTTCGCGCACCCGGCGCTGCTCTTGCTGTTGCTGCTCCTGCCGCTCTGGTCGTGGTGGCGTCGCCGTGCCGCGCCGCAGCGTGCCATCCCGTTTTCGCGTGCCTCCGTGCTCGGTCTCGGACCGCGACCGTCGCTGTCGTGGGTGCGCTGGTTGCCGTGGCTGCGGTCACTCGCGCTGGCTGGGTTCATCGTGGCCGCCGCGCAACCGCGATCAGGCGCGCGGGCCGAACGCGTGTCGAGTGAAGGCATCGATATCGCGCTGGTCGTCGACATCTCGAGCTCCATGCTCGCCGAAGACTTTCAGCCGCAGAATCGCATCGAAGTCGCCAAGGAGAAGGTGAAGCGCTTTGTCGTCGGCCGGAAATCCGACCGCGTGGGGCTCGTCGCTTTCTCCGGTGAAGCGCTCACGCAGGTGCCGCTTACCACCGACTACCCTGTGGTCCTCACCGCCATCGACAATCTGCAGGTCGGTCAGCTCGAAGACGGCACCGCCATCGGCACCGCCATCGCCACAGCGGCCAATCGGCTGCGCACCGCACCCGGTCGGTCACGCGTGATGGTGCTGCTCACCGACGGTGAGAACAACCGCGGCGCCATCGATCCGCGCACCGCGGCCCAGGCCGCCGGGACCTTCGGCATTCGCATCTACGCCATTGGCGTGGGCAGCGAAGGTATGGCTGCGGTGCCCGTCGGCCGCGGATTGTTCGGGCTGCGCTACGAGAATCGCCCGGTGAAAATCGACGAAGCGCTCCTCACCGAGATCGCCACGAACACCGGCGGTCGCTACTTCCGCGCCAAGGACGCCCAGGCGCTGCAGAGCATCTACGAACAGATCGACGCGCTCGAACGCTCCATCGTCGAAGCGCGCGCGTACATCCGCTACACCGAGCGCTTCCGCTGGCCGCTCCTGTTCGGGCTGGCCGCGCTGCTCGGCGAACTCGCCTTACGCGCCCGGCGCGGAGTGCTGCCATGA
- a CDS encoding DUF58 domain-containing protein, translated as MAKSDPSAQPGVPAAVSPMSVAPAEVLRQVRRIEVRTRRLVDSRFAGEYRSLFKGQGMEFAEVREYQPGDEVRSIDWNVSARMGRPFVKRYVEERELTIMLVIDMSGSSRFGTRAHFKHELAIEMAGVLALAATRNNDRVGLLMFSDRVEHALPARKGRKHALRLIRDLMTTSPVGRGTSVAVAVDRLMRLLPHRSVVFFASDFLADDLEKPLARLAQRHDVIAVTLEDPSERVLPDIGPARLQDPESGEVIEIDTSHPSVRAAFAKQVGAEDTLRRKLFGRLGLDEIVVHTEHGYVDALLSFFRARTRRPHGAVRTGPRGAMGDAAGTAAPVRAPIAPVSVADQRSR; from the coding sequence GTGGCGAAGTCCGACCCGTCTGCGCAGCCTGGCGTACCCGCCGCCGTGTCACCCATGTCGGTGGCACCGGCTGAAGTGCTGCGGCAGGTGCGTCGCATCGAGGTGCGTACGCGGCGTCTCGTCGACTCGCGGTTCGCCGGTGAGTACCGCTCGCTGTTCAAAGGGCAGGGCATGGAGTTCGCCGAGGTCCGCGAGTATCAGCCCGGCGACGAAGTCCGCTCGATCGACTGGAATGTGTCAGCCCGCATGGGACGCCCGTTCGTCAAGCGCTATGTCGAAGAGCGCGAGCTCACGATCATGCTCGTGATCGATATGTCCGGTTCGTCGCGCTTCGGCACGCGCGCCCACTTCAAGCATGAACTCGCGATCGAGATGGCCGGCGTGCTGGCCCTCGCCGCCACGCGCAACAACGATCGCGTGGGTCTGCTCATGTTCTCCGATCGCGTCGAACATGCGTTGCCGGCCCGAAAAGGGCGCAAGCACGCGTTGCGTCTCATCCGCGATCTCATGACCACCAGCCCGGTCGGTCGTGGAACCTCAGTGGCGGTGGCGGTCGATCGCCTGATGCGTCTGCTGCCGCATCGCTCGGTCGTCTTCTTCGCGTCGGACTTCCTCGCCGATGATCTCGAGAAGCCGCTGGCGCGACTCGCGCAACGACACGACGTCATTGCCGTGACCCTCGAAGATCCGTCGGAGCGTGTGCTGCCCGATATCGGCCCCGCGCGATTGCAGGATCCCGAGTCGGGCGAGGTCATCGAGATCGACACGTCGCATCCGTCGGTACGCGCCGCCTTCGCCAAGCAGGTCGGCGCCGAGGATACGCTGCGGCGCAAGCTGTTCGGCCGTCTGGGGCTCGACGAGATCGTGGTGCATACCGAGCACGGCTACGTCGATGCGCTCTTGTCGTTCTTCCGCGCACGTACTCGTCGCCCACATGGCGCGGTGCGCACCGGACCGCGCGGGGCGATGGGTGATGCCGCCGGCACGGCCGCGCCGGTGCGCGCGCCGATCGCGCCGGTGTCCGTGGCCGATCAGCGGAGCCGCTGA
- a CDS encoding AAA family ATPase — MTTSVAASQDAALVQGVLREVAKRIVGQEYMVERLLIALLTGGHVLLEGVPGLAKTLTVRTLAETVRTSFQRIQFTPDLLPADVVGTQIFDQPTGEFRVKHGPIFANIILADEINRAPAKVQAALLEAMQEKQVTIGGTTYRLAEPFLVLATQNPIEQEGTYPLPEAQVDRFMMKLRVGYPTRAEEKEILRRMAGGESIVVNPIASPEELLDARRRISELYMDERIVDYIVDLVHATRSPADVGAADLRPLIEFGASPRATISLAQAARAHAFLRGRAFVTPDDVKSIAPDVLRHRVLTSFEADAEGVTSDTIVSRLLAVVEAP; from the coding sequence GTGACCACGAGCGTTGCCGCGTCGCAGGACGCGGCCCTGGTGCAGGGTGTCCTGCGCGAAGTTGCCAAGCGAATCGTCGGACAGGAATACATGGTGGAGCGCTTGCTGATCGCGCTCCTCACCGGCGGTCACGTGCTCCTGGAAGGCGTGCCGGGGCTCGCGAAGACGCTCACCGTGCGCACCCTCGCCGAAACGGTGCGCACGAGCTTCCAGCGCATCCAGTTCACCCCCGATCTGCTGCCCGCCGACGTCGTCGGCACGCAGATCTTCGACCAGCCCACCGGCGAGTTCCGCGTCAAACACGGGCCGATCTTCGCCAACATCATCCTCGCCGACGAAATCAATCGCGCCCCGGCCAAGGTGCAGGCGGCCCTGCTCGAGGCGATGCAGGAAAAGCAGGTCACGATCGGTGGCACCACCTATCGTCTGGCCGAGCCGTTTCTCGTGTTGGCCACGCAGAATCCCATCGAGCAGGAAGGCACGTATCCGCTGCCCGAGGCGCAGGTCGACCGCTTCATGATGAAGCTGCGGGTCGGTTATCCCACCCGCGCCGAGGAGAAGGAAATCCTTCGTCGTATGGCAGGTGGTGAAAGCATCGTGGTCAATCCGATCGCCTCGCCGGAAGAACTGCTCGATGCCCGCCGTCGCATCTCCGAGCTGTACATGGACGAGCGCATCGTGGACTACATCGTCGATCTCGTTCACGCCACGCGCTCGCCGGCTGATGTCGGCGCGGCCGATCTGCGCCCGCTCATCGAGTTCGGCGCGTCGCCGCGCGCCACGATTTCACTCGCGCAGGCGGCCCGGGCCCATGCCTTCTTGCGCGGCCGGGCGTTCGTCACGCCCGACGACGTGAAGAGCATCGCGCCCGACGTACTCCGGCACCGCGTGTTGACGTCGTTCGAGGCCGATGCCGAAGGCGTCACCAGCGACACCATCGTTTCGCGTCTGCTCGCCGTCGTCGAAGCGCCCTGA
- a CDS encoding pseudouridine synthase, with translation MTKPPKKTAAEKKGEYRRGTQKKTPKGPSARGAAARAANDKRGVPSVAKPKPPRERSVRDAESRSAESRESTPREKPVRDRSEAGSSKRRVKPQRSAEAPPSKAGGTVKADREGPMRVQRALARAGVVSRRGADQAVAEGRVHVNGSIATVGQVVDPFRDVITLDGTPVITRVTSHTWIVIHKPAAVMTTRKDPEGRTTVFDLVDDVPGLVYVGRLDFMTEGVLLLTTDGRAAHALTHPSNEVERTYVATVRGDAVTAAKVARRGVQLEDGLVVPREVVAHPLGGRRWALEITIAEGKTHEVRRLCDALELEVERLVRTRFGPVRLGDLPSGGARALNSTEREVLEALMVGGK, from the coding sequence GTGACCAAGCCCCCGAAGAAGACGGCGGCCGAGAAGAAGGGCGAGTACCGCCGCGGCACGCAGAAGAAGACCCCCAAGGGACCGTCCGCTCGCGGAGCGGCCGCCCGCGCCGCCAACGACAAGCGTGGCGTGCCATCGGTCGCCAAGCCCAAGCCGCCCCGTGAGCGCAGCGTACGCGATGCGGAATCGCGTAGCGCCGAGTCACGCGAGTCCACGCCACGCGAGAAGCCCGTGCGCGATCGCAGCGAGGCCGGCTCTTCCAAGCGTCGCGTCAAGCCGCAGCGCTCAGCCGAAGCACCGCCGTCAAAGGCCGGTGGCACAGTCAAGGCCGATCGCGAAGGCCCCATGCGGGTCCAGCGGGCCCTCGCCCGCGCCGGCGTCGTATCGCGCCGTGGCGCCGATCAGGCGGTAGCCGAGGGTCGCGTCCACGTGAACGGCTCCATCGCCACCGTCGGACAGGTCGTCGATCCGTTTCGCGACGTCATCACGCTCGACGGGACGCCCGTCATCACGCGCGTGACGTCGCATACCTGGATCGTGATCCACAAGCCGGCCGCGGTCATGACGACCCGCAAGGATCCCGAGGGACGCACGACCGTGTTCGATCTCGTCGACGACGTCCCGGGGCTCGTCTACGTCGGGCGCCTCGACTTCATGACCGAAGGCGTGCTCCTGCTCACCACCGATGGCCGCGCCGCGCATGCGCTCACGCACCCCAGCAATGAGGTGGAGCGCACCTACGTCGCCACGGTGCGCGGGGATGCCGTGACTGCCGCCAAGGTCGCCCGTCGCGGTGTCCAGCTTGAAGACGGGCTGGTCGTTCCCCGAGAAGTCGTCGCCCATCCGCTCGGCGGACGCCGTTGGGCCCTCGAGATCACCATCGCCGAAGGCAAGACGCATGAAGTCCGTCGCCTCTGTGATGCGCTTGAACTCGAAGTGGAGCGCCTCGTGCGCACGCGGTTCGGTCCTGTGCGGCTCGGGGATCTGCCGTCGGGCGGCGCCCGGGCACTCAACAGCACCGAGCGCGAAGTACTCGAAGCCCTCATGGTCGGCGGCAAGTAA
- the scpB gene encoding SMC-Scp complex subunit ScpB has protein sequence MTPLAKLLEAALFAAPRPIAMEALAALDVESSPAAVAAALDELREHYDVDGHGVELVEQGGGWQVLTRAEFAEAIERAQVAVRPQRLSAAALETLAIIAYRQPIGRAEIEEIRGVAVGSVLKSLHERGLIDIVGRSEGIGRPLLYGTTSQFLEQFALRHLEELPRADELAIALRGAGNTAVVPE, from the coding sequence GTGACGCCGTTAGCGAAGCTGCTTGAAGCCGCCCTGTTCGCCGCCCCGCGCCCCATCGCCATGGAAGCGCTGGCGGCGTTGGACGTCGAATCGAGTCCCGCCGCGGTAGCCGCGGCCCTCGACGAACTGCGCGAGCACTACGACGTCGATGGACATGGCGTCGAACTGGTCGAGCAGGGAGGCGGCTGGCAGGTCCTCACGCGCGCCGAATTCGCCGAAGCCATCGAGCGCGCGCAAGTAGCGGTCCGTCCGCAGCGACTCTCCGCTGCCGCGCTCGAAACGCTGGCCATCATCGCGTATCGCCAGCCCATCGGCCGAGCTGAAATCGAAGAAATCCGCGGCGTCGCCGTAGGCTCCGTGCTGAAGTCGCTCCACGAGCGCGGGCTCATCGACATCGTTGGGCGCAGCGAGGGCATCGGCCGTCCGCTGCTGTACGGAACCACCTCTCAGTTCCTCGAGCAGTTTGCGTTGCGACACCTGGAAGAACTCCCGCGCGCCGATGAGTTGGCGATTGCCCTGCGTGGCGCCGGTAACACAGCCGTCGTGCCGGAGTGA
- a CDS encoding segregation and condensation protein A, which produces MIAPNFRHAETTAPSFVVELSHFTGPLDLLLSLIRDEQLDIYDIPIARIAEQFLARISTLGLDEAADYLEMAARLLRIKAQMLLPRADGEEAWEDPRAELVRRLLEYQQMREVVDLLERRGEERRHQFPRRWVPQAADITPINAPLSLSLGELLAAVDRVLRTTKEPALHEVIPRALDVAGAMVTVRAVLAMRRSARWFDMVGRDAEPWQILSVLLALLEMAKLGELRIAQHHAFASVEIRRDAVSEAA; this is translated from the coding sequence GTGATCGCTCCGAATTTCCGCCACGCCGAAACCACGGCGCCCTCCTTTGTCGTCGAGCTGAGCCACTTCACGGGCCCGCTCGATCTGTTGCTGTCGCTCATCCGCGACGAACAGCTCGACATTTACGACATCCCGATTGCCCGGATCGCCGAGCAGTTCCTGGCGCGCATCAGTACGCTCGGACTCGATGAAGCGGCCGATTATCTCGAGATGGCCGCCCGGCTGCTTCGCATCAAGGCGCAGATGCTGCTCCCGCGAGCCGATGGCGAGGAAGCGTGGGAGGATCCCCGCGCTGAGCTCGTGCGCCGACTGCTCGAGTACCAGCAGATGCGCGAAGTCGTCGATCTCCTCGAGCGTCGGGGCGAGGAGCGTCGGCACCAGTTCCCGCGTCGTTGGGTGCCGCAGGCGGCGGATATCACGCCCATCAACGCGCCGCTCTCGCTCTCGCTCGGCGAGTTGCTGGCCGCCGTCGACCGCGTGCTGCGCACGACCAAGGAACCGGCCCTGCACGAGGTCATCCCGCGTGCGCTCGATGTCGCCGGCGCGATGGTCACGGTCCGTGCGGTGCTCGCCATGCGCCGTTCGGCCCGGTGGTTCGATATGGTTGGTCGTGACGCCGAGCCCTGGCAGATTCTGTCAGTCCTGCTCGCGTTGCTTGAAATGGCGAAGCTCGGTGAACTGCGGATCGCGCAGCATCACGCCTTCGCCTCTGTGGAGATCCGTCGTGACGCCGTTAGCGAAGCTGCTTGA
- a CDS encoding site-2 protease family protein, with amino-acid sequence MDSTQQLVLIAPVLLFSMVAHEYAHGYAAFKQGDMTAYQLGRLTWNPLKHIDPFMTIILPVMLALIGAPIFGGAKPVPVNPRNYRHYRRGDIIVSLAGVATNVLIALLIVPLIVGVGLLGQYLPSLIRPLGVLQQMLAAGIFINLILAAFNLIPIPPLDGSHVFKYLLPPKWSLQYQRLGGVGLLLLFAVLSFARPLVNIWLAPAYILRALAEQFYFPYMLPNPFA; translated from the coding sequence GTGGATTCTACACAGCAACTCGTCCTCATCGCACCTGTGCTGCTCTTCTCGATGGTCGCCCACGAGTATGCGCACGGCTATGCGGCGTTCAAGCAAGGGGATATGACGGCGTATCAGCTCGGGCGCCTCACCTGGAATCCCCTCAAGCACATCGATCCGTTCATGACCATCATTCTCCCGGTCATGCTCGCGCTTATCGGTGCGCCGATCTTCGGCGGCGCCAAGCCGGTCCCGGTCAACCCGCGGAATTATCGGCACTACCGCCGGGGCGATATCATCGTCTCGCTGGCCGGTGTTGCCACCAATGTCCTGATCGCGCTCCTGATAGTGCCGCTGATTGTCGGCGTTGGCCTGCTCGGACAGTATCTTCCCTCACTGATTCGCCCCCTCGGCGTGCTGCAACAAATGCTCGCCGCCGGTATCTTCATCAACTTGATTCTCGCGGCGTTCAATCTGATCCCGATTCCGCCGCTCGATGGATCGCACGTCTTCAAGTATCTGCTCCCACCGAAGTGGTCGCTCCAGTATCAGCGCCTCGGAGGAGTCGGACTGCTGTTGCTCTTCGCCGTGCTCTCATTCGCCCGGCCGCTCGTGAATATCTGGCTGGCACCCGCATACATTCTGCGAGCGCTGGCCGAGCAGTTCTACTTCCCGTACATGCTGCCCAACCCCTTCGCGTGA
- the rpsT gene encoding 30S ribosomal protein S20, which yields MPNIKSAKKDLRKSRAAAVRNRAQRSALRTAVKRAKLAAAAADDRLSAVSLLDRAARKGLIHRNAAARQKSKLAKAANAAAA from the coding sequence GTGCCGAATATCAAGTCCGCGAAGAAGGACCTGCGGAAGTCGCGTGCGGCTGCAGTGCGCAATCGTGCTCAGCGTTCGGCGCTGCGTACGGCCGTCAAGCGGGCGAAGCTCGCCGCTGCTGCTGCCGATGATCGCCTGTCTGCCGTTTCGCTGCTTGATCGTGCGGCGCGCAAGGGACTCATCCATCGCAACGCCGCTGCTCGTCAGAAGAGCAAGCTGGCGAAGGCTGCCAACGCCGCGGCCGCGTAA
- a CDS encoding class II aldolase/adducin family protein has protein sequence MTDEHGLRVMLAAACRRLHARGLLAGAEGNLSCRLSDGDLLVTASGVDKGTIDHTQVIRVHADGTPCHEERAQALPGDPRTRDTTRRASSELGMHLACYAARADVQAIVHAHPPAATGFAAAGIPMPADVLPELPVVVGPIALVPYGRPGTPALADAMRPFLATHEVFLLANHGVTALGTSIEDALLRMESVEQSARILAVARLLGGAQSLPPTEAAVLASLHPRYEDASRTNSA, from the coding sequence GTGACCGACGAGCACGGACTGCGCGTCATGCTCGCCGCCGCCTGCCGGCGCCTGCATGCGCGCGGCCTGCTGGCCGGCGCGGAGGGAAACCTCTCCTGCCGGCTGTCCGACGGCGATCTTCTGGTGACCGCCAGCGGCGTCGACAAGGGGACCATCGACCATACCCAAGTCATCCGGGTACACGCCGACGGCACGCCCTGTCACGAGGAACGAGCGCAGGCGCTGCCGGGTGACCCCCGCACGCGTGACACCACACGCCGCGCCTCGTCGGAATTGGGGATGCATCTCGCCTGCTATGCGGCTCGCGCCGATGTGCAGGCGATCGTGCATGCCCATCCCCCGGCAGCCACCGGGTTTGCCGCTGCCGGGATTCCGATGCCGGCGGACGTCTTGCCGGAGTTGCCCGTCGTCGTGGGGCCGATCGCGCTGGTGCCCTACGGGCGCCCGGGCACGCCGGCCCTCGCCGACGCCATGCGTCCGTTCCTCGCGACCCACGAAGTCTTCCTCTTGGCCAACCACGGGGTCACCGCCCTCGGCACCTCGATCGAAGACGCCTTACTGCGCATGGAAAGCGTGGAGCAATCCGCGCGCATCCTAGCGGTGGCGCGGCTGTTGGGTGGCGCACAATCGCTCCCCCCAACCGAAGCGGCCGTGCTTGCTTCACTGCATCCCCGGTACGAGGATGCATCGCGGACGAACAGCGCCTGA
- a CDS encoding dihydroorotase, giving the protein MSRDLLLRGGRIVDPSQGMDTIGDVLLRDGRVESCGSGIGTPDGAEVIDVTGLVVTPGMIDVHIHLREPGREDVETIATGAHSAAAGGFTGVCAMPNTKPVTDNQAVVGFVKRQGEAAGYARVYPYGAISVGQKGETLAELAEMVGAGAVAFSDDGKPVESAQLMRTALEYARAFNVPIAEHCEDMTLARGGSMNEGIMSAKLGLKGIPAEAEEIYVIRDILLAKRTGGHIHLCHLSTKGSVELVRWGKERGINVTSEVCSHHISLTEDAVEGYNTNAKMNPPLRTAADVEALQQGLADGTIDLLVTDHAPHHYDEKEREFADAPNGIVGLETALGINCTYLLHRGIMTMSQLVDAMSCKPAKVFHLPGGTLSRGSLGDVTVFDPTRTWTVDPKAFKSKGRNTPYGGHQLTGQARLTVVGGRVVYRAD; this is encoded by the coding sequence ATGAGCCGGGACCTGCTGCTCCGCGGCGGACGCATTGTCGATCCGTCGCAGGGAATGGACACCATCGGTGACGTGCTGCTGCGCGACGGCCGCGTGGAGTCGTGTGGAAGTGGCATCGGGACGCCCGACGGCGCCGAAGTCATCGACGTGACCGGACTGGTGGTCACGCCCGGCATGATCGATGTGCACATCCATCTGCGCGAACCGGGCCGAGAAGACGTGGAGACCATCGCCACCGGCGCGCACAGCGCGGCGGCCGGTGGATTCACCGGCGTCTGCGCGATGCCGAACACCAAGCCCGTCACCGACAATCAGGCGGTGGTCGGCTTCGTGAAGCGTCAGGGAGAGGCCGCTGGCTATGCGCGCGTCTATCCGTACGGCGCCATCTCGGTCGGGCAGAAGGGTGAGACGCTCGCCGAACTCGCCGAGATGGTCGGGGCGGGAGCGGTGGCGTTCAGCGACGACGGCAAGCCCGTGGAAAGTGCGCAACTCATGCGCACTGCCCTCGAGTACGCGCGCGCGTTCAACGTGCCGATCGCCGAACACTGCGAGGACATGACGCTCGCGCGCGGCGGCAGCATGAACGAAGGCATCATGAGCGCCAAGCTCGGTCTCAAGGGCATTCCCGCCGAAGCCGAAGAGATCTATGTCATCCGCGACATCCTGCTCGCGAAGCGTACCGGTGGCCATATCCACCTGTGCCATCTCAGCACCAAGGGCTCGGTGGAGCTCGTGCGGTGGGGCAAGGAACGCGGCATCAACGTCACGTCGGAAGTGTGCTCGCACCACATCTCGCTCACCGAAGATGCGGTCGAAGGCTACAACACCAACGCGAAGATGAATCCGCCGCTGCGCACCGCGGCCGATGTCGAAGCGCTGCAGCAAGGCCTCGCCGACGGCACCATCGATCTGCTCGTCACCGATCATGCGCCGCACCACTACGACGAGAAGGAACGCGAGTTCGCCGACGCGCCCAATGGCATCGTCGGTCTCGAAACCGCGCTCGGCATCAACTGCACGTATCTGCTGCATCGCGGCATCATGACCATGTCGCAGCTGGTCGACGCGATGAGCTGCAAACCCGCCAAGGTCTTCCATCTCCCGGGCGGCACGCTCAGTCGGGGTAGCCTCGGCGACGTCACCGTCTTCGATCCGACTCGTACCTGGACTGTCGATCCGAAGGCGTTCAAGTCGAAGGGCCGCAATACGCCCTACGGAGGCCACCAGCTTACCGGACAGGCCCGCCTCACCGTCGTTGGCGGCCGCGTCGTCTATCGCGCCGACTGA
- a CDS encoding aspartate carbamoyltransferase catalytic subunit encodes MAGPLGKDLLGLAPLSADQIRLVLDTAVPFREISERAIKKVPTLRGATIVNLFFEASTRTRISFEFAEKRLSADTVNVASAGSSVSKGETLVDTARNLEAMKIDMVVIRHGASGAAQFLAERIESNVINAGDGTNEHPTQGLLDILTLRNHLGDLTGRRICIVGDVLHSRVARSNIWGLTKLGAEVAVCGPRSLLPNAIGEMGVTVFDRIEEAVEWADAFNVLRLQLERMQAGYIPSLREYNRVYGVTRARLEKAPRDILILHPGPMNRGVEIDSDVADGPHSVILDQVTNGVAVRMAVLYLLAGGKPELAEAAKKGGA; translated from the coding sequence ATGGCCGGCCCGCTCGGTAAGGATCTCCTCGGACTCGCGCCGCTCTCGGCCGATCAGATCCGGCTCGTGCTCGACACCGCCGTTCCGTTCCGCGAAATCTCCGAACGCGCGATCAAGAAGGTACCGACGTTGCGCGGCGCCACGATCGTGAACCTGTTCTTCGAGGCGTCCACGCGCACCCGTATCTCGTTCGAGTTCGCCGAAAAGCGGCTCAGCGCCGATACGGTCAACGTCGCGTCCGCCGGATCGAGCGTTTCGAAGGGCGAAACGCTGGTCGATACGGCGCGCAATCTCGAGGCGATGAAGATCGACATGGTGGTCATCCGCCATGGTGCATCCGGGGCCGCACAGTTCCTCGCCGAACGCATCGAGTCCAACGTTATCAATGCGGGTGATGGGACGAACGAGCACCCCACGCAGGGGCTCCTCGATATCCTCACGCTGCGCAATCACCTTGGGGATCTCACCGGACGCCGCATCTGCATCGTCGGTGACGTGCTCCACTCGCGTGTCGCTCGCTCCAACATCTGGGGCCTCACCAAGCTCGGCGCTGAAGTCGCCGTGTGCGGTCCGCGCTCACTGTTGCCCAACGCCATCGGCGAGATGGGCGTGACCGTGTTCGATCGCATCGAAGAAGCGGTCGAGTGGGCCGATGCGTTCAACGTCCTGCGGTTGCAGCTCGAGCGCATGCAAGCTGGCTACATCCCGTCGTTGCGCGAATACAATCGCGTGTATGGCGTTACCCGCGCGCGGCTCGAGAAGGCGCCGCGCGATATTCTCATCCTGCACCCTGGCCCGATGAATCGCGGCGTGGAAATCGACAGTGACGTGGCCGACGGGCCGCACTCGGTGATCCTCGATCAGGTCACCAATGGCGTGGCGGTCCGCATGGCCGTTCTGTATCTGCTTGCCGGCGGCAAGCCGGAACTCGCCGAAGCGGCGAAGAAGGGAGGCGCATGA